DNA sequence from the Plectropomus leopardus isolate mb unplaced genomic scaffold, YSFRI_Pleo_2.0 unplaced_scaffold10447, whole genome shotgun sequence genome:
GTTGTTTTAAATATCTATCCTTCCACATTAATCTATAATGCATGTTCCTGTCACGGCTCTTTCTTTacttcctccttccttcctgtggactctgtctcctcctgtctcaTCCTGTCCTCTGTGCTCCTCCAGAGAGCGTCTGCGGACACACAGTATTGAGTCGTCGGGGAAGCTCAAGATCTCGCCTGAGCAGCATTGTGACTTCACGGCAGAGGATCTGAGAGACCTCGGGGAGATTGGTCGCGGGGCGTATGGCTCCGTCAACAAGATGGTCCACAAACCAACAGGCCAGATCATGGCCGTCAAGGTGCTGACAGACTCCTCACCACACCTGACTTTACCTCATCCACAACAATAATGAATCCATAATTTCATTAATCCAAGACTCTTGTTATCATACTGTGCCATTCCACTAATCACCAACAGATGATCTTTAAAGTATGAATAAATCTGAagtgttaaagtgttttttgggtCTCTCAGAGGATTCGCTCCACCGTGGATGAGAAGGAGCAGAAGCAGCTGCTGATGGATCTCGACGTGGTGATGAGGAGTAGTGACTGTCCCTACATCGTTCAGTTCTACGGCGCTCTCTTCAGAGAGGTCTGACCAAAACTCATTGACCTCAAACGCACCACGTCATGCTCCTGTCTCGTCTATCGCCCTTTTTATAGACAGATCGCACTATAGGGTCACTAATACTGTCATCacgtgctcctcggaaataCACTATTTAGGTGTTATGAGCACATGAACAGCCCTCAAAAGTTGTAATTACGAGTAGGAAATTTGAATGATACCGGAGTTGCGGAGTTGTGACGTTTGTATAAAGTTTCAGGGCGTACATTTTTGGTAGCTGTTCTTTGTCTTTgaattagctgctaactgctgctagctgctttttaaggCCATGTTTAGACAAAAATGACCCTAATAAAACCAAAAACGtccattatttgcatttttaaaaaaatctgcgttcatatgataacattgtgagaacgatcCTTGTgtacaaaaatcagaaaaaataccaataactcagtagtatgcatgccaggccagtaactggcagtgtaactttgtaatgacacatcaTAGAGGAACATCAGGCGTATGAACAAAGTGCGACTGTGACGTCGCTGTTCTCACTGTTCTGACAGTTTACACGGTGACAGAAGGGGttgcgttttcaaaagattacactctggaacttggtttcaaaagtttgcgttttcagggCTCCAAAACGCCGTTTTCGCCTGACATCACCactttgaacaggcagtgtaaatgggCTGATGTCTACAAAGTGcagcaggaatgagtcctaaaacacagaaaggagttagcatttcagcactcccgtttcctcatctcaaagtcaggtagctttttgaatgggtttttggtcagATGACTGTAATGAGGTCTGTGGTTATCACAGGCTTGAGAGATTCCTCAGTAAATACTCTATATACCACTATATACTACTACTATCATATACTTgtggaaaataattaatttttgtcAAGGGAACCAAGACAATGTTAACATCCATGTTGgcttacaaaaaacaaaagaacaaaaaaaatacccatcATCCCTGCAGTactctttgtttactttgtagCAGCACTTGCATggaatcaaatattttttgataatcagtGACACATTGAATTTGATGGAGCTTCTTACTGACCTCTGACTCTCTGTTTCAGGGGGACTGTTGGATTTGTATGGAACTTATGGCTACCTCATTAGACAAATTCTACAAATATGTATATTGTGCATTAGATTACGTCATTCCAGAGGAAATATTAGGCAAAATAACATTAGCGGTAAGTAGATTATTCACTTTTTTCGTACTTATTTTGATTTCACACCATGTGTATCAGGGAAACagaactgatgtgttttaatgttgtctTCAACAGACCGTTAAAGCACTGAACcacttaaaagaaaacttgaaaataatTCACAGAGGTAAGTCTTACCCTTttaatcagggttcccacacatttttacaaattaatttttaaaacctttCCAGAACTTTTCCTTAATATTTCACCCCATTCccatgactttatttaagtagtttaaaatggGTTGGCCTAGAAACATGCACATCTACATTTTAACACAACATATTTTGAATCATATTAGacatgtttttagtattttatgaatataaatgaaacaacagccaaaatgatgtctctgtaaaacttttccaaaatattcTATTAATTCCAAACCATCTCCAGGTctggaaatcatttttttactttcctaaCTTTTCCTGAAATTTCATGACTGCGGGAACCCTGTATattgtttgcaaaatgtaattaattacaaCTCAGaagatttttggaaaatttcgTACAGGTCATATTATTCAATTGAAAGATATTTACTGTCAGCACAAAGTATTGGCTGTTGACAAATCCAAACATGTCTGTTGGTAATAACATTCAGATCCTTGGATCAATTCTATCAATGTAACTCTGCTTAAAAACCATttcattctgtcattttagaCATCAAACCTTCCAACATTCTCATGGACCGAAAGGGTAATATCAAGCTGTGTGATTTTGGCATCAGCGGTCAGCTGGTGGACTCCATAGCCAAGACCAGAGACGCGGGCTGCAGGCCCTACATGGCGGTAAGTGTAACCAGTACAGCCTCAttcccacttcaaaaaaaatctgctaccACCCCCTAACATCTGGCTTATTAATGCAATGACAATGCGTACAATTAGCATTCACACCTGGGCCACATGACTCCTCAGTAGACTCAGGTTTTTATCACCTCCTGTTCCaatcggcattgatggaaacacaacacccggGTGAATGGGCTAATTTCAGCTCCCTAACCAGTGAGATACAATGACCCGCTGTCACTAGTTACCATCCGTCACCTCCtaaagcagcgctaaaacaatgatccaaatacatctgcactgaATCTTAAAGACTTCACTTAAGGTTTTCACAGACTTCTGTTCCTGTTGCTGTCTACCTgttctcctgtctgtctgacacATTAACATACACAATATTTAACAGACCAATACTGAACAGATTTgcccatgtttgaaaaacctgtgcTGATCTTGGTGGAAAGGGGCATATGTGTCAACAAAGTACAGTATGGAAAAAAGGGATGTTACAGACACCTGTAACAGCTGGACCAGACTCAGGAAACTTTAGGAATGATGGGAGCCAAAAGGCTAGATGACCATAGAGAACAGAAACACAGGACTCAAATATAGATATTCTTTGCATATATTGAATGTTTGGAAATAAAAGGTTGAACTCCTAAGGTAAGTTCAATAGATAAGCTTAAATTATCATATAAATGTATTCGCAGATTTAATcaggaaataaacaacaaaaaaaactgcgcacataaaaaaaagtatatatatatgtatatatatatatatatatataagcaccAAGTATATGGTTCAACTACTGtataagaaacattttttatccaACACGAGTAGTCTATTGGACTGGTATTCCAGAAGATATTCACTTTCCTCtgatctgtatgtgtgtgtagagttTAGTCCTACCATTCTTGACATAGATGATCAGCCTCCTCACTGGGACAGCAGGTTTTGGGCTCGCTGTCCAGTTCTGGAAAACAGTCCTCTCTGAAGTCATCTCATAATCTTTGGACTCTCTTCTGAAGATCTTAGCTTGTCTTCGAGggactcaaaacagcataacctATACATGAGGTCATATTGTCACCTTTATGAGCTTTGCTGGTCATAGAATACAGCTAATGAAATCAACTTAATGCTCCAATTCACAACTTCTGTGTACAACATTTGTGGTTCaactgtgttttcaaaaataacaatttaactCATATCCAAATATAAGTCGTttaaagaagagagagagaatttttttgtaaattcaacgaacctttaaaatattgagtaaaacaaatatatctgtGCCAA
Encoded proteins:
- the LOC121963212 gene encoding dual specificity mitogen-activated protein kinase kinase 4-like → MVHKPTGQIMAVKRIRSTVDEKEQKQLLMDLDVVMRSSDCPYIVQFYGALFREGDCWICMELMATSLDKFYKYVYCALDYVIPEEILGKITLATVKALNHLKENLKIIHRDIKPSNILMDRKGNIKLCDFGISGQLVDSIAKTRDAGCRPYMAVSVTSTASFPLQKKSATTP